One Candidatus Neomarinimicrobiota bacterium DNA window includes the following coding sequences:
- a CDS encoding zinc-binding dehydrogenase — MLAVRVHQPGGPEVVSIDEVPRPELNAADRVLVAMKAAALNHLDLWVRNGLPGVSLPIIMGSDGSGVVVEVGGAMEGFARGDEVVIQPGLFCGRCAACRAGQENLCPEYGILGETQDGVQAEYVTLGRENLFRKPAQLTFEEAASFGLVFLTAYQMLVKRAQLKPGETVLVVGGSSGVGAAAIQIAAHLGARVIATASKGEKATFAKSMGAQEVVDHYEANWHKQVLEVAGPERVQVVFEHVGSATWDQSSRTMGLGARMVVCGATTGGKVSIELRHTFRKQLSFLGSTMGDLDTFRAVLKGFEAGHYRPFVDRVYPLEKIADAHRYLEASRHHGKVVVTFPYNRT; from the coding sequence TTGCTGGCGGTACGTGTTCATCAGCCTGGTGGCCCGGAGGTAGTGTCTATAGATGAGGTGCCCCGTCCTGAGTTGAATGCTGCCGACCGGGTGCTGGTGGCGATGAAGGCGGCGGCCCTCAACCATCTGGACCTGTGGGTCCGGAACGGCCTGCCGGGGGTATCGCTTCCGATCATCATGGGTAGTGACGGGTCGGGAGTAGTAGTTGAGGTCGGCGGGGCCATGGAAGGATTTGCCCGGGGCGATGAGGTGGTGATCCAGCCGGGCCTATTTTGTGGTCGATGTGCTGCCTGCCGTGCCGGGCAGGAGAATCTGTGCCCCGAGTATGGTATTCTGGGCGAGACGCAGGACGGTGTCCAAGCCGAGTACGTTACCCTGGGGCGGGAAAATCTATTCCGGAAGCCGGCGCAGCTGACCTTTGAGGAAGCGGCCTCCTTCGGGCTGGTTTTCCTGACCGCTTATCAGATGCTGGTAAAGCGCGCTCAGCTCAAGCCCGGGGAGACGGTTTTGGTGGTGGGAGGCAGCTCCGGCGTGGGAGCCGCAGCCATTCAAATTGCGGCCCATCTGGGTGCCAGGGTAATTGCGACCGCCTCAAAGGGGGAGAAAGCCACTTTTGCCAAGTCCATGGGCGCCCAGGAGGTAGTGGACCATTACGAAGCGAATTGGCACAAGCAAGTCCTGGAAGTGGCTGGCCCGGAGCGGGTGCAGGTGGTTTTCGAGCACGTGGGTTCGGCCACGTGGGACCAGTCCAGCCGGACGATGGGACTAGGAGCCCGGATGGTCGTGTGCGGCGCAACAACCGGTGGTAAGGTATCCATTGAGCTGCGGCATACTTTCCGCAAGCAGCTGAGTTTTCTCGGATCAACCATGGGTGATCTGGATACCTTTCGAGCGGTATTAAAGGGCTTTGAAGCGGGGCACTACCGACCTTTCGTGGACCGGGTTTATCCCCTGGAGAAGATCGCCGATGCCCACCGGTACCTGGAGGCAAGTCGTCATCACGGCAAGGTAGTGGTAACTTTTCCATATAACAGGACTTGA